Below is a window of Roseivirga misakiensis DNA.
TTGGCGATAGAGGTGGAAGAACGTTTTCCAAGAATATTTATCCCTACAGCATTTAGTCCGAACGGCGACCAAACGAATGATGTTTTTGCACCAGTTACGGATTGTGCCATTCGCTTTTCCATGCAAATCTATAACAAATGGGGAGCCGTTATTTACTCAACTGATGATGTAAACGACGGTTGGGACGGGAATTTCGAAGGGCAGGAAGCACCTAGCGGTAAATACTCATACGTAATTTTCTACGCAGGTACCCTCAATGATGTCGCTTTTGAAGAAACTTATAGAGGTTCAGTTAAGTTAATTCGATAAGAATTACTGAAAGTCTCTTGTCTAAGGTTCCAGAGTTATTTAGTTGTTCTTAAACAGAAGCTTTTTCCTTAAGCCTCGTTAATAAATCGCGTGAATAAATTCTTTTACATACAGGGTATTGCTGGTAGGATACAATTCATATGTATGCTGACCTTGTTCTGCGGCCTATCTGCTGTCGGACAAACCACTACTGTAGGAAAGGAGTTCTGGTTAGGTTTTACGGAAAATGACTTTATTCCTGGGCACTCTCTAGAAATCTGGATTAATGCCGAAGAAAGAGCCAATGTTACGATACTCAATCCTGGTGGAAGTTTTCTGAATCAAAAGGTAGTTGAACCCGGTCGGAATAGTTTGGTGATTTTGCCAAGTGAGTTGATGTCCACTTTAGCGGGAAAAAATGACTTTGGCATTCATGTGACCTCGGACACAGACATAAGCGTTTATGCCATGAATAAACGTTCGTCCAGCATAGATGCTACGGCTGTATTACCCATCCAATCCCTAGATACTGAATACTACACCATAGCCCATGTGAAAACAGATACCATCAGCAATGATGCGGGAGAGTCAAATATTGTGATCGTGGCGACGGAAAACGATACAGAGATCATTGTAGTGCCTTCGGTTGATACATCGGAAGGTTGGATTGGTGGTGAAACCCAAACAATCAATTTAAATGCAGGAGAGACTTACCATATTAAGTCTGAAGACGATCTCACGGGGACTTTTATTCGGTCAATCATTGGATCGGATAGAATCTGTAAAAAAATAGCTGTTTTTTCAGGAAACAAATCCACTAACGTGGGCGATTGTGGCCCGACCAAGGATCACTTGATGGAGCAAATGCCGCCAATATCGGCATGGGGCCAAGAGTTTCTTTTTGTGCCTCTACAAGGAAGAAGTGGAGGCGATTTGGTTAAAATAGTGGCCAGCACGGATGGTACTCGAGTGAATATTGAAGGCATTGGTAATATCGATTTAGATGCGGGCGAATATTACTTTGAAGAGACCCTAGATGGCATACGATCTATCACATCCAATGAGCCAATTAGCATTGGCCATTTTAGCAGGAGTCAGGGGTGTGACGACATGCCGTCAGATCCATTTATGATTTTGCTCGCGCCGACCGAACAAGGCATAAATGCCGTGAATTTTAGTGCTTTACCAACTTTTAGATCTACTACACACTACATGACCTTGGTCGCACCAAGTGCAGATTTAAGAAACATCACCTTTGATGGCGTGGACATCACCAGTGAATTTACAGTACAAGGCAATGCCGCCTATGCTACCCTTCAATTTCAACAGGGCAACCATCGATTAACAGCTGAAAATGGGGTTTTGCCGTACATCTACGCCTTTGGCGATGAGGAGTCGTTTGGATATTTGGCTGGCGCAAGCCTGAGCGATCTTGATTTAGCCCAAATTGCCGAGAGCTTGGAAATAGAAGTCGATAACCAAATCTGTGTAGGGCTACCGACTAACTTCAATGCCTTATTTGATATACTTCCCGGAGAAGATCCAGTTTTTGACACTTTTCAGTGGGATTTTGGAGATGGCACGCTCGGTTTAACCCAAAACGCTGTGCATACCTTCGATCAGGCAGGCGAATACGAAGTAGCTTTAACAGCATCCAGTGGCAGAAGTCTATGTAGCAATGCGGTCACGGTTGTGAAAACAATAACTGTTAGAGAACTAGCGATTAATGAGTTTGTAGGGCCATTATCAGTTTGTCCAGAAGTGACAGATATCGTTTATAGTGTTGATGGGCCACCAGGAAACACATACGAATGGTTTATAGAAGGAGGAGTGATTACTTCAGGAGGTAATACTGGGCGAATCACGGTAGATTGGGGAGTAGCCAACGACAGCGCTTTTATCAAAGTGTTACCCGTGAATCTGGACCAGTGCAATACGGACACGCTGTCATTCGATGTTAAAATCAATACTGCATTAGAGCCTGCATTACCGATGAGTAATCGCAACGATCCTAACGGTATCTGTTTTGGTGATTTCGATAATGTCCAGTATTCGGTGGCTCTGACTGCCGGTTCTGAATATGAGTGGTTTGTCGATGCTCACGGTGAAATTTTGGGTAGCAACCAAGGAAATTCAGTAAATGTACGTTGGAATGGCCCCGGAGTAGGTCGCATTTGGTACCGAGAGTATAACCCTTCGATTTCTAATTGTGAAGGATTTTCCGAACCCTTAGTCGTTACGATTAATGAACCTATTGTAGCGGTACCGACCATAACGGATGTCCTTTGTCATGGCGAGGCCAGTGGTACCATAACGCTTGATATTTCTGGAGGTCAGCCGGGCGATTATACCGTAACCTGGGATAATGGAATGAGTGGTGCCTCCATTAGTAATTTAGCCGAGGGAACTTATGTCGCGACGATCACGGATGAAATCGGGTGTGAATTGGTGCAGGCATTTGAAGTAAACCAACCAGAGGTCATGGAAATAGTAGATGCGCAAGGTAGTTCCACACTTTGCTTCCAAGAAAACACTGGTACTGCCGAAATCATGGTGGTCGGTGGCGTGCCTTTTCCAGATGGCGAGTACAGATATTTATGGGAAGGTAATGGTGCTATCAGAACTACAAATACTCGTCAAATAACAGGGCTTCGCGGTGGTAATTATCGAGTGACTGCCATGGATGCCAATAACTGTGAGGTTGTTACCAATGTGACTATTAATGAGCCACCAAGGTTAGAAGCAGATTTGGAAACCCTCCTGAATCCTGCCGTTTGCCCTCAAGCAACTAACGGAACCGCCTTTGTAGGCGCTAAAGGTGGAACGCCAGACTACCAGTTTTTCTGGAGCAACAACCCTGGAGTAGATGACCAAAATGCCTCCAATTTGAGTAAGGGAAGTTATTCACTGCGTATAGTGGATGCCAATGGGTGCGAAGCGACATTTAACTTAGACGTGGCGGAAAGGTTTCCAAAGGTAGTGATACCAAACGCCTTTAGTCCGAATAATGACGGTGTTAACGATACTTTTAATGCGGTCACCGACTGTGACCTGCCATATTCGATGCAGGTATATAATAAATGGGGAACGATTGTCTTTTCCAGCAATGACATCACGGTTGGTTGGGATGGCCGATTTGAAGGGCAAGAGGCACAGACAGGCATGTACTCTTATATCATTTTCTACTCGGTTACCATCAATGATCAGACATTTGAAGAATCCTATCGTGGTTCTTTCAAGTTAATCCGATAATCTACTTTTCTTTTCTGGTGCATTCACTAATTTGGACTTCAGTCTAACGTTATACAGTTGTCGCTCACCGTTTACAAATCTTCCGCAGGTTCTGGAAAGACATTTACC
It encodes the following:
- a CDS encoding T9SS type B sorting domain-containing protein gives rise to the protein MNKFFYIQGIAGRIQFICMLTLFCGLSAVGQTTTVGKEFWLGFTENDFIPGHSLEIWINAEERANVTILNPGGSFLNQKVVEPGRNSLVILPSELMSTLAGKNDFGIHVTSDTDISVYAMNKRSSSIDATAVLPIQSLDTEYYTIAHVKTDTISNDAGESNIVIVATENDTEIIVVPSVDTSEGWIGGETQTINLNAGETYHIKSEDDLTGTFIRSIIGSDRICKKIAVFSGNKSTNVGDCGPTKDHLMEQMPPISAWGQEFLFVPLQGRSGGDLVKIVASTDGTRVNIEGIGNIDLDAGEYYFEETLDGIRSITSNEPISIGHFSRSQGCDDMPSDPFMILLAPTEQGINAVNFSALPTFRSTTHYMTLVAPSADLRNITFDGVDITSEFTVQGNAAYATLQFQQGNHRLTAENGVLPYIYAFGDEESFGYLAGASLSDLDLAQIAESLEIEVDNQICVGLPTNFNALFDILPGEDPVFDTFQWDFGDGTLGLTQNAVHTFDQAGEYEVALTASSGRSLCSNAVTVVKTITVRELAINEFVGPLSVCPEVTDIVYSVDGPPGNTYEWFIEGGVITSGGNTGRITVDWGVANDSAFIKVLPVNLDQCNTDTLSFDVKINTALEPALPMSNRNDPNGICFGDFDNVQYSVALTAGSEYEWFVDAHGEILGSNQGNSVNVRWNGPGVGRIWYREYNPSISNCEGFSEPLVVTINEPIVAVPTITDVLCHGEASGTITLDISGGQPGDYTVTWDNGMSGASISNLAEGTYVATITDEIGCELVQAFEVNQPEVMEIVDAQGSSTLCFQENTGTAEIMVVGGVPFPDGEYRYLWEGNGAIRTTNTRQITGLRGGNYRVTAMDANNCEVVTNVTINEPPRLEADLETLLNPAVCPQATNGTAFVGAKGGTPDYQFFWSNNPGVDDQNASNLSKGSYSLRIVDANGCEATFNLDVAERFPKVVIPNAFSPNNDGVNDTFNAVTDCDLPYSMQVYNKWGTIVFSSNDITVGWDGRFEGQEAQTGMYSYIIFYSVTINDQTFEESYRGSFKLIR